The genomic segment TTTTCTTCTTGAAAAGAATTCCGCATCTTCTACAATTAATCAAATCCAACTTCAAAACTCTACACCTTTTTGTCAAACAAAACTTGGCATATAATATTATAATTATAATATCGGACAAATATGTTCTTCTCTTTAATGTTTTATAATTTTCTAATTGTATGGAATTAATATTTTAATGAGTAAAGATAAAACAATAACAACAAATAAGAAAGCCTATCACGATTATCATATCTTTGAAACTTATCAAGCAGGTATGGTGCTTACCGGTACTGAAATTAAGTCTATTCGAGCAGGTAGAATTAATTTGAAAGACAGTTTTGTCAAAATTGAAAATGGTGAAGTCTGGCTTTATAAGGCTCATATCAGTCCTTATGACATGGGAAACCGTTATAACCATGAGCCTGAAAGAAAACGCAAATTACTTTTAACTAAACCTGAAATAAGAAAACTAATTGGCAAAACCAAAGAATCAGGAAATGCGCTTATTCCATTAAAGCTGTATTTTTCTAACGGCTGGGCAAAAGTTGAAATCGGACTTGCAAAAGGTAAAAAACTCTATGATAAGAGAGAAGCTCTAGCTAAAAAAGATACAAAGCGTGAATTAGAAAGAGCTTTAAAAGACAAGCACTAAACAAAAAATAAGCTGTTAAACCAGCTATGGGCTAAGGTCCTATTCAG from the Candidatus Melainabacteria bacterium RIFOXYA2_FULL_32_9 genome contains:
- a CDS encoding SsrA-binding protein, with the protein product MSKDKTITTNKKAYHDYHIFETYQAGMVLTGTEIKSIRAGRINLKDSFVKIENGEVWLYKAHISPYDMGNRYNHEPERKRKLLLTKPEIRKLIGKTKESGNALIPLKLYFSNGWAKVEIGLAKGKKLYDKREALAKKDTKRELERALKDKH